Proteins from one Haliaeetus albicilla chromosome 4, bHalAlb1.1, whole genome shotgun sequence genomic window:
- the C1QA gene encoding complement C1q subcomponent subunit A — translation MQPGLWLATSTLAAVLGLALLEDDVCRAPDGKNGFPGVPGLNGRPGQKGDVGDPGKPSQKTGIKGLKGDAGEQGPPGDPGAQGYPGLSGFPGLPGMKGLKGPKGKAGNILDHPRPAFSASRRSPPSNGKTVVFDNIITNQESSYNPQTGEFTCRVPGLYYFAFQVISSGDLCLTITKNRERVVSFCDYNSRDILQVNSGSSVLSLAVGDLVSVSTDSARGNTIYSGSEADSVFSGFMIFPQMG, via the exons ATGCAACCTGGGCTTTGGCTGGCAACCAGCACcctggcagcagtgctgggcCTGGCCCTGCTGGAGGATGACGTGTGTCGGGCACCAGATGGAAAGAACGGCTTCCCTGGAGTCCCTGGCCTCAATGGGAGGCCAGGGCAGAAGGGTGACGTGGGAGATCCAG GGAAACCATCACAGAAGACGGGCATCAAGGGACTCAAGGGGGATGCAGGCGAGCAGGGGCCTCCTGGCGACCCAGGAGCCCAGGGCTACCCTGGCCTGAGTGGCTTCCCCGGGTTGCCAGGAATGAAGGGGCTAAAGGGGCCCAAGGGGAAAGCTGGCAATATCCTGGATCATCCGCGTCCTGCCTTCTCCGCTTCGCGGAGGTCCCCACCCTCCAATGGCAAGACAGTCGTGTTCGACAACATCATCACCAACCAGGAGAGCTCCTACAATCCCCAGACCGGGGAGTTCACCTGCCGCGTCCCCGGGCTGTACTACTTCGCCTTCCAGGTGATCTCCAGTGGGGACCTCTGCCTGACCATCACCAAGAACAGGGAGCGCGTGGTCAGCTTCTGTGATTACAACAGCCGTGACATCCTGCAGGTCAACTCGGGCAGCAGTGTGCTCAGCCTGGCCGTGGGTGACCTGGTCTCCGTGAGCACTGACTCTGCCAGGGGCAACACGATTTACAGCGGCTCTGAGGCTGACAGTGTCTTCAGCGGCTTCATGATCTTCCCTCAGATGGGCTGA
- the C1QC gene encoding complement C1q subcomponent subunit C isoform X1, which translates to MLQSTKMGQSFWEQLHLALALLLLNAGSAVNGDVTHGCYGVPGLPGMPGVPGKDGRDGLKGAKGEPGIPGGPATRGPKGMKGEPGSPGLPGKTGPRGLPGPNGDPGMTGMTGEPGMPGSYKQKHQSAFSVTRQTGEHPLKNVPVVFNHVITNTNHDYNTTTGKFTCNIPGLYYFVFHTSQTANLCIILYKNGSKMASFCDHKTNTMQVSSGGIILHVDAGNEVWLAVNDYNGMVGIGSSDSVFSGFLLFPD; encoded by the exons atgcTCCAGAGCACCAAAATGGGGCAGAGCTTCTGGGAGCAGCTCCATCTGGCTCTCGCCCTCCTACTCCTGAATGCGGGGTCTGCTGTGAATGGAGATGTCACTCATGGATGCTATGGGGTTCCAGGCCTGCCAGGTATGCCGGGCGTGCCAGGCAAGGATGGCCGGGATGGGCTGAAGGGAGCCAAAGGAGAGCCAG GCATCCCAGGAGGTCCTGCAACACGAGGGCCCAAGGGCATGAAAGGGGAACCAGGCAGCCCTGGCTTGCCAGGCAAGACTGGTCCCAGGGGTCTCCCTGGTCCCAATGGAGACCCTGGGATGACGGGCATGACGGGAGAGCCGGGTATGCCAGGCAGCTACAAGCAGAAGCACCAGTCAGCATTTTCAGTGACGAGGCAGACTGGCGAGCACCCCTTGAAGAACGTCCCCGTGGTGTTCAACCACGTCATCACCAACACCAACCATGACTACAACACCACCACGGGCAAGTTCACCTGCAACATCCCTGGCCTCTACTACTTTGTGTTCCACACCTCGCAGACAGCCAACCTCTGCATCATCCTGTACAAGAACGGGAGCAAGATGGCCAGCTTCTGTGACCACAAGACCAACACCATGCAGGTCAGCTCTGGTGGGATCATCCTCCACGTGGATGCTGGGAACGAGGTCTGGCTGGCGGTGAATGACTACAACGGCATGGTGGGCATCGGCAGCTCTGACAGTGTCTTCTCAGGGTTCCTGCTCTTCCCCGACTAG
- the C1QC gene encoding complement C1q subcomponent subunit C isoform X2, whose protein sequence is MGQSFWEQLHLALALLLLNAGSAVNGDVTHGCYGVPGLPGMPGVPGKDGRDGLKGAKGEPGIPGGPATRGPKGMKGEPGSPGLPGKTGPRGLPGPNGDPGMTGMTGEPGMPGSYKQKHQSAFSVTRQTGEHPLKNVPVVFNHVITNTNHDYNTTTGKFTCNIPGLYYFVFHTSQTANLCIILYKNGSKMASFCDHKTNTMQVSSGGIILHVDAGNEVWLAVNDYNGMVGIGSSDSVFSGFLLFPD, encoded by the exons ATGGGGCAGAGCTTCTGGGAGCAGCTCCATCTGGCTCTCGCCCTCCTACTCCTGAATGCGGGGTCTGCTGTGAATGGAGATGTCACTCATGGATGCTATGGGGTTCCAGGCCTGCCAGGTATGCCGGGCGTGCCAGGCAAGGATGGCCGGGATGGGCTGAAGGGAGCCAAAGGAGAGCCAG GCATCCCAGGAGGTCCTGCAACACGAGGGCCCAAGGGCATGAAAGGGGAACCAGGCAGCCCTGGCTTGCCAGGCAAGACTGGTCCCAGGGGTCTCCCTGGTCCCAATGGAGACCCTGGGATGACGGGCATGACGGGAGAGCCGGGTATGCCAGGCAGCTACAAGCAGAAGCACCAGTCAGCATTTTCAGTGACGAGGCAGACTGGCGAGCACCCCTTGAAGAACGTCCCCGTGGTGTTCAACCACGTCATCACCAACACCAACCATGACTACAACACCACCACGGGCAAGTTCACCTGCAACATCCCTGGCCTCTACTACTTTGTGTTCCACACCTCGCAGACAGCCAACCTCTGCATCATCCTGTACAAGAACGGGAGCAAGATGGCCAGCTTCTGTGACCACAAGACCAACACCATGCAGGTCAGCTCTGGTGGGATCATCCTCCACGTGGATGCTGGGAACGAGGTCTGGCTGGCGGTGAATGACTACAACGGCATGGTGGGCATCGGCAGCTCTGACAGTGTCTTCTCAGGGTTCCTGCTCTTCCCCGACTAG